AGTTGAATCAACTGTAGATCATTCCGAACTTACCCAAACAGAACAACAGCCTGAGTCCCAAGGGATAAAAAAACTGTGGTGGATAATTCCTATCCTGGGCTTATTCTTAGCAGTTGGTGGCATCTCTGTAATGCGGATTCGCGATAAAAATAGCGAACAGGCGGTAGTTACTAAAACCGCCCCGTTAAACGTGCGTACCGTAGCAGCACAGCAAAGTCCTATTCGTAACTGGGTATCTAGTGAAGGTACAGTTAGAGCCGTTCGATTCAAGCATCTAGCCTTTGATGTCGATGGAGAAATAACCTATATTGCTGATCGCGATGGTAGAAATCTTAGAGAAGGCGATCGCGTAACTAAAGGCGAACTTCTAGCTCAGATTGACGATCGCGAACTCCAGGCAGATGTAAATAAGGCGCAGTCTGCTATTACCGAGGCGCGAGAACAAAAAGCAGCTACAGCAGCCGAAGTAGCTCAAGCTGAGTCACAAGTAGCTCAAGCCCGCGCTCAGGTGGGACAAATCAAGGCACAACTCAATCAAGCTAAGGCTGCTAGGAATTTCTCCCAATCGGAGTTAAATCGCTATCAGCAAATCTATAATGAGGGTGCATTATCAGCTAGCGACATCGATTCCCGTCGTAACGATCTGTTAAATGCCGAGGCACAGGTACAGTCGGTTGAAGCTCAGATAATTTCAGCACAGGCACAAATTGGTACAGCACAAGCACAGGTACAGGCAGCCCAAGACCAATTACGGGCTAGTGATGCGAGAATTGCTACCGCACAATCCCAACTAACTCAGGCACAAGTAGCCTTAGAAGGCACAAAGCTCTACGCACCCTTTGATGGCATTGTGGCATACAAAAATATTCGCGAAAACGAATACTATTCCACCCAGTCAGTTTCCTCTCAGTTGAGTAACTACCAAGGATTGCTAGACCGAGTACCCATTGTGGTAATCGACCCCAGCCAGTTTGAAGTAACTGCCGATCTTTCTGCCTCTGTTGGCGAACAGGTGCGTCCTGGGCAAACTACAGTAATTGCTAATGAAGATAATATTCAGACTAATTTAGATAACGAAGATTTAATCGATTCGGCTCAAGTCCGAGGTAAGGTCTTTGCAGTTAATCCTGCGGTAACTCCTGGGGGCAGAGCGATTCAGGTTACTTCTAGAATGACTATCGGTACTGGTAACTTACTGCATGGGTCAAACGTTACCCTTTGGGTTGCCGTAGCACAAAAAGACGATGCGGTGGTCGTTCCCCTAAATGCCGTGATATTCCGCGATCGCAATCCTTATGTGTTTGTGGCTAATCCTGATACGGGCAAAGTCGAACAGCGTCAGGTCAAGTTAGGCATTGAAGGATTAAATCAACGAGAGATTATTGAAGGCGTATCCCCAGGGGAACTATTAGTTACCGAAGGTCAAAACCGCCTAGTTGATGGTGCGCCCGTTAAAGTTATGCAGTCTCAAAATCAGTTTAGTAATGGGGAGGTACAGTAATGAGTCAGATAAAACCTTCTAAT
This DNA window, taken from Pleurocapsa sp. FMAR1, encodes the following:
- a CDS encoding efflux RND transporter periplasmic adaptor subunit, with protein sequence MSLHKTNPTNSEGFADLEPAKDDNLEKPIAVESTVDHSELTQTEQQPESQGIKKLWWIIPILGLFLAVGGISVMRIRDKNSEQAVVTKTAPLNVRTVAAQQSPIRNWVSSEGTVRAVRFKHLAFDVDGEITYIADRDGRNLREGDRVTKGELLAQIDDRELQADVNKAQSAITEAREQKAATAAEVAQAESQVAQARAQVGQIKAQLNQAKAARNFSQSELNRYQQIYNEGALSASDIDSRRNDLLNAEAQVQSVEAQIISAQAQIGTAQAQVQAAQDQLRASDARIATAQSQLTQAQVALEGTKLYAPFDGIVAYKNIRENEYYSTQSVSSQLSNYQGLLDRVPIVVIDPSQFEVTADLSASVGEQVRPGQTTVIANEDNIQTNLDNEDLIDSAQVRGKVFAVNPAVTPGGRAIQVTSRMTIGTGNLLHGSNVTLWVAVAQKDDAVVVPLNAVIFRDRNPYVFVANPDTGKVEQRQVKLGIEGLNQREIIEGVSPGELLVTEGQNRLVDGAPVKVMQSQNQFSNGEVQ